The proteins below are encoded in one region of Mycobacterium pseudokansasii:
- a CDS encoding enoyl-CoA hydratase family protein, giving the protein MDALVEYAGPGECGGPLARLTLNSPHNRNALSSVLVSQLHQGLRDAAADPAVRVVVLTHTGGTFCAGADLSEAERSGSRGDRERGAAERSGSPPSAYDMAVARAREMTTVLRAIVESPRPVIGAVNGHVRAGGFGLVGACDMVVAGPRSTFALTEARIGVAPAIISLTLLPKLLPRAAARYYLTGETFGASEAAEIGLVTLAADDVDAAVARLVAEVGRGSPQGLAASKALTTAAVLEGFDRDAQRLTEESARLFVSEEAREGMLAFLQKRPPTWVKSDPASR; this is encoded by the coding sequence ATGGACGCGCTTGTCGAGTACGCGGGGCCGGGCGAGTGCGGCGGTCCGCTGGCGCGGTTGACGCTCAACTCGCCGCACAACCGCAACGCACTGTCGAGCGTCCTGGTCAGCCAGCTGCATCAGGGACTGCGTGACGCGGCGGCGGATCCGGCGGTACGGGTGGTGGTGCTCACCCACACCGGCGGCACCTTCTGCGCGGGCGCGGACCTGAGCGAGGCCGAGCGAAGCGGGTCGCGTGGCGATCGCGAGCGCGGCGCAGCCGAGCGAAGCGGGTCGCCACCATCGGCATACGACATGGCGGTGGCGCGGGCCCGGGAGATGACGACGGTGCTGCGCGCCATCGTCGAGTCCCCACGGCCGGTCATCGGCGCGGTCAACGGGCATGTCCGAGCCGGCGGGTTCGGTCTGGTCGGGGCCTGCGACATGGTGGTCGCCGGCCCGCGCAGTACCTTTGCGCTGACCGAGGCCCGGATCGGCGTGGCCCCGGCCATCATTTCGCTGACGTTGCTGCCCAAGCTATTGCCGCGCGCGGCGGCCCGGTACTACCTGACGGGCGAGACGTTCGGCGCCAGCGAAGCCGCGGAGATCGGCTTGGTCACCTTGGCAGCTGACGATGTGGATGCCGCGGTGGCCAGGCTGGTCGCCGAGGTGGGTCGCGGGTCACCGCAGGGTCTGGCGGCGTCGAAGGCGCTGACGACCGCCGCGGTACTGGAAGGATTCGATCGCGACGCCCAACGGCTCACCGAGGAGTCGGCGCGGCTGTTCGTTTCGGAGGAAGCGCGCGAGGGCATGCTGGCATTCCTGCAGAAACGTCCACCGACTTGGGTCAAATCCGACCCGGCGAGTCGCTGA
- a CDS encoding DUF1707 SHOCT-like domain-containing protein produces MSNPAQRDTKDTRDDSSLAADTDRIQIAQLLAYAAEQGRLQLNEYEDRLTRAYAATTYRELDQLRADLPGASVSPRRGGNCNPAPSTLLLALLSGFERRGRWNVPKKLTTFTLWGTGVLDLRYADFTSTEVEIRAYSIMGVQTILLPPEVHVEIRGRGVMGNFDREVVGEGSRGAPRVKIRGFSFWGGVGIKRKARKPRK; encoded by the coding sequence ATGAGCAACCCGGCCCAGCGCGACACGAAGGACACGCGTGACGATTCGTCGCTCGCGGCTGACACCGATCGCATTCAGATCGCGCAGTTGCTGGCGTACGCGGCGGAACAGGGTCGCCTGCAACTCAACGAGTACGAAGATCGGCTTACCAGGGCTTACGCGGCGACCACCTACCGAGAGCTGGACCAGCTTCGAGCCGACCTGCCCGGCGCGTCGGTAAGCCCCCGTCGCGGCGGCAACTGCAACCCGGCACCGTCGACCCTGTTGCTCGCCCTGCTGAGTGGGTTCGAGCGGCGCGGCCGGTGGAATGTGCCGAAGAAGCTGACCACCTTCACGCTGTGGGGAACCGGCGTGCTGGATTTGCGCTACGCCGACTTCACCTCAACCGAGGTCGAGATCCGCGCATACTCGATCATGGGTGTGCAGACGATCCTGCTGCCCCCCGAAGTCCACGTCGAAATCCGCGGCCGCGGTGTGATGGGCAACTTCGACCGTGAAGTCGTGGGCGAGGGCAGCCGGGGTGCGCCCAGGGTGAAGATCCGCGGCTTCTCGTTCTGGGGTGGCGTGGGCATCAAGCGTAAAGCGCGCAAGCCCCGCAAGTAG
- a CDS encoding alpha/beta hydrolase family protein, whose product MALTLADIERWDPAAIRTVFQAAIDRAHGTRTTSAALSDTMLLLDFGGDAADAALAATHRTTMLLDYHADACEAVARAAEKSAEEVTAIKLRLQAIRDSARDYHLTIDNATGTALPAADLSSYSPADQQSILNAAIRLTESIKRLLADAETADEDLAAAIRGAAGDLSPEQVNTQLSHEPPKIPQMPPPDSDPTEVSKWWHSLTPGQQDRVKEWFPNAIRNLDGIPTGVRNELNMPVLQRELDRLQRGWLDGNGLWHTDTEKLADLQALRDALTDPANEGASLLLLDTTSNPRKVLAAVGVGDVDNAERVGVTVGGLNTRVSSSVKDMVGEAQAQRREASLLRRRAHVPNPDAVASIAWLGYDAPDSLKDVTHDWSARDAAGPLNRFYKGIAAGSNVSDQRITAFGHSYGSLVTSLALQQGSPVSDVVLYGSPGTELTSASQLGVQPGHAYYMIGVNDDVSQIIPEFGAFGAAPQDVPGMTELSTSTGLALGGEYGDGNLHERAYGHSEYARMGSNGELRMSGYNMAAVLAGLPDDLITPRAVGVDRLPGGAGPYEVPPPIPLHHE is encoded by the coding sequence ATGGCGCTGACGTTAGCGGATATTGAGCGCTGGGATCCTGCGGCAATCAGGACGGTGTTTCAGGCGGCGATTGACCGCGCACACGGCACCCGAACCACATCGGCGGCGCTCAGTGACACCATGCTGTTGCTGGACTTCGGTGGTGATGCCGCCGATGCCGCGCTGGCGGCGACGCACCGCACGACAATGCTTCTCGACTACCATGCCGATGCGTGCGAGGCGGTCGCACGTGCCGCGGAGAAATCGGCCGAAGAGGTGACCGCAATCAAGTTGCGGCTGCAGGCCATTCGCGATAGTGCCCGGGATTACCACCTGACGATTGACAATGCGACCGGTACGGCGTTGCCGGCTGCTGACTTGTCGTCGTACTCCCCTGCTGATCAGCAGTCGATTCTCAATGCCGCGATCAGGCTGACGGAAAGCATCAAGCGTCTGCTGGCTGACGCCGAGACCGCCGATGAGGATCTGGCCGCGGCGATTCGGGGCGCCGCCGGGGACTTGTCACCTGAGCAGGTCAACACCCAACTCAGCCATGAGCCACCCAAGATACCGCAGATGCCGCCGCCGGACAGCGACCCCACGGAGGTGAGTAAGTGGTGGCATTCGCTGACACCGGGACAGCAGGATCGGGTGAAAGAGTGGTTTCCGAACGCCATTCGCAACCTCGACGGCATCCCGACCGGAGTTCGCAACGAACTCAATATGCCGGTGCTGCAACGCGAACTCGACCGGCTGCAGCGCGGTTGGCTGGATGGAAATGGCTTGTGGCATACGGACACTGAGAAGCTGGCGGATCTGCAGGCGCTGCGCGACGCGCTTACTGACCCAGCAAATGAGGGGGCCAGCCTGCTCCTGCTGGACACCACCAGCAATCCCCGCAAAGTATTGGCGGCGGTTGGTGTTGGTGATGTTGACAATGCGGAACGAGTCGGGGTGACTGTGGGCGGTTTAAACACGCGGGTCAGCTCCAGCGTCAAGGATATGGTTGGCGAAGCCCAAGCTCAGCGACGTGAGGCGAGCCTCCTGCGTCGACGCGCTCACGTCCCGAACCCTGATGCCGTGGCATCCATTGCCTGGTTAGGTTACGACGCGCCGGACAGCCTAAAGGACGTGACGCATGACTGGTCGGCTCGCGATGCCGCAGGGCCATTGAACCGCTTCTACAAGGGCATCGCGGCTGGCAGCAATGTTTCGGATCAACGCATCACCGCATTCGGGCACTCCTACGGGTCCCTGGTGACAAGTCTGGCGTTGCAGCAGGGGTCACCAGTAAGCGACGTCGTGCTGTACGGTTCGCCTGGCACCGAACTCACCAGCGCATCACAGTTGGGTGTGCAGCCAGGGCATGCCTACTACATGATTGGCGTCAATGATGATGTGTCCCAGATAATCCCCGAATTCGGCGCCTTTGGCGCCGCACCGCAAGATGTGCCCGGCATGACTGAACTTTCGACCAGTACTGGACTGGCCCTAGGGGGTGAGTATGGGGACGGGAACCTTCATGAGCGGGCCTACGGCCATTCGGAGTATGCCCGCATGGGAAGCAACGGCGAACTTCGGATGAGCGGCTACAACATGGCAGCGGTGCTGGCCGGACTCCCCGATGACCTCATCACACCTCGCGCGGTCGGTGTGGACCGGCTTCCCGGTGGTGCTGGCCCTTATGAAGTACCACCTCCGATCCCTCTGCACCACGAATGA
- a CDS encoding LppA family lipoprotein: MNRAHRFGAAGLLAITMLLTSCVKPNTFDPYANPGHDELDRLQTIVNQRPGLETVQQQLANLDTTIRSAIAKYSPQTRFTNLKLGHPPGGCSDPFVRTIGRQFTSDIFFGEPAPTPQQWLQIVTELAPVFKAAGFRPNNATPGDPPLPLGSANDSQIRDDGVLIDLVNGDANSPLSYSYDTGCHLPAAWRTAPPPPNMRPPNDPDVHYPYLYGSPGGRTRDAF; encoded by the coding sequence ATGAACCGAGCACATCGGTTCGGTGCCGCCGGGCTGCTCGCAATCACTATGCTGCTCACCAGCTGCGTCAAACCCAATACCTTCGACCCTTATGCAAATCCCGGCCACGACGAGCTGGATCGCCTACAAACAATCGTCAACCAACGCCCCGGCTTAGAGACGGTCCAGCAGCAACTAGCCAACCTCGACACAACTATCAGGTCAGCAATCGCGAAGTACTCGCCACAGACCAGATTCACGAATCTCAAGCTCGGACATCCACCCGGCGGTTGCAGCGACCCTTTCGTCCGGACCATCGGACGGCAATTCACAAGCGACATATTCTTCGGCGAACCTGCACCAACCCCACAGCAGTGGCTGCAGATCGTCACCGAGCTAGCGCCGGTGTTCAAGGCAGCGGGTTTTCGGCCTAACAACGCCACCCCGGGCGATCCCCCACTTCCTTTGGGATCGGCAAACGACTCGCAGATCCGCGATGACGGCGTGTTGATCGATTTGGTGAACGGCGACGCGAACAGCCCACTGTCCTACTCCTACGACACCGGGTGTCACCTCCCGGCCGCCTGGCGCACCGCCCCACCACCACCAAACATGCGGCCCCCCAACGACCCCGACGTTCACTACCCATACCTGTACGGATCGCCCGGTGGCCGAACCCGCGACGCCTTTTGA
- a CDS encoding LppA family lipoprotein: MNRARRPLTAGLLSITLLLTSCLKPNTLDPYANPGRDELDRLQTIVNQRPDLETVQQQLANLDATIRAAIAEYAPQTKFSSTPVSHPTNGCNDPFVRTIGRQEESDHFFGEPAPTPEQWLQIVTELAPVFKAAGFRPNNSAPGDPPLPLGSANDSQIRDDGTLINLVNHGHLLAYSYNTGCHLPAAWRTAPPPPNMRPPNDPDVHYPYLYGSPGGRTRDAY, encoded by the coding sequence ATGAATCGAGCACGCCGTCCCTTGACGGCCGGACTGCTCAGCATCACGCTACTTCTCACCAGCTGCCTCAAACCCAATACGTTGGATCCGTACGCCAACCCCGGCCGCGACGAGCTGGACCGCCTACAAACAATCGTCAACCAACGCCCCGACTTAGAGACGGTCCAGCAGCAACTAGCCAACCTCGACGCCACCATCCGGGCGGCGATCGCCGAATACGCCCCACAGACAAAGTTCTCCAGCACCCCAGTGAGTCATCCGACTAACGGCTGCAACGACCCGTTCGTCCGCACCATCGGCCGGCAAGAGGAAAGCGACCATTTCTTCGGCGAACCTGCACCCACCCCAGAGCAATGGCTGCAAATTGTCACCGAGCTGGCACCGGTGTTCAAAGCGGCCGGTTTTCGGCCCAACAACTCCGCCCCCGGTGACCCACCCCTGCCGTTGGGATCGGCCAATGATTCGCAAATCCGAGATGACGGCACGCTGATCAATCTCGTAAACCACGGGCATTTGCTGGCCTACTCCTACAACACCGGTTGCCATCTCCCGGCCGCCTGGCGCACCGCGCCGCCACCACCGAACATGCGGCCCCCCAACGACCCCGATGTCCACTACCCATACCTGTACGGATCCCCCGGCGGCCGAACCCGCGACGCCTATTGA
- a CDS encoding DUF5996 family protein, producing the protein MTAHRSTNAWPSLRVDEWTPTRETLHMWTQIVGKIRLAHAPMVNHWWQVTLYVTPRGLTTSAIPYGKEVFDIEFDFVDHQLVIRSSTGATRTVRLEPKSVADFHAETMQALAELGFPTRIQSHPNEVDPAPRFAEDVAHASYDPHAANLFWRQLIQAHRVLSRFRSRFAGKVSPVHFFWGAMDIACTRFSGRGAPRHPGGAPNLGDWVMAEGYSRELSSCGFWPGGGEEGAFYAYAYPEPDGFAGHAVTPEQAYYSKDHGEYLLPYEIVRQAADPDQVLLGFLQDTYEAVATRAEWDRALLEEDPDRWKGR; encoded by the coding sequence ATGACTGCGCACCGAAGCACCAATGCCTGGCCCAGCCTGCGCGTCGACGAGTGGACGCCAACCCGGGAAACGCTGCATATGTGGACGCAGATCGTCGGTAAGATCCGGCTCGCTCACGCGCCCATGGTCAACCATTGGTGGCAGGTGACGTTGTACGTTACCCCCCGCGGTTTGACGACGTCCGCAATCCCTTATGGGAAAGAGGTCTTCGATATCGAATTCGATTTCGTTGACCATCAGTTGGTGATCCGCAGCAGCACCGGCGCTACCCGTACCGTCCGACTGGAACCGAAATCGGTCGCCGACTTCCACGCTGAAACCATGCAGGCATTGGCCGAATTGGGCTTCCCCACGCGCATTCAGTCACACCCCAACGAGGTCGACCCGGCTCCTCGGTTCGCCGAGGACGTCGCGCACGCCTCCTACGACCCGCACGCGGCGAACCTGTTCTGGCGCCAACTGATTCAGGCTCACCGTGTGTTGAGCCGGTTCCGGTCCCGGTTCGCCGGAAAGGTGAGTCCGGTACATTTCTTCTGGGGTGCAATGGATATCGCGTGTACCAGATTTTCCGGACGTGGCGCACCCCGGCATCCTGGCGGTGCCCCCAACTTGGGCGATTGGGTTATGGCGGAAGGATATTCGCGAGAGCTGAGCAGTTGCGGGTTCTGGCCAGGCGGTGGTGAGGAGGGCGCCTTCTATGCCTACGCCTATCCCGAACCTGACGGCTTCGCCGGTCACGCCGTCACTCCCGAGCAGGCCTACTACAGCAAAGACCACGGCGAGTATCTACTGCCCTACGAGATCGTGCGACAGGCAGCCGACCCGGATCAGGTGCTTCTGGGATTCTTGCAGGACACCTACGAAGCAGTGGCCACCAGAGCTGAGTGGGATCGCGCCCTGCTGGAAGAAGATCCGGATCGTTGGAAGGGGCGGTGA
- a CDS encoding glycoside hydrolase family 15 protein: MSTTAIADYALLSDRHTAALVSRSGSVDWLCLPRFDSPSVFARLLDADAGFFSVHPTDPGAEVKRRYVDQTMVLETTFTTGTGTLVLCDALATGYVDDPHQLGATAPRLLVRSLTCTAGEVEVTVEFSARPEYGVVTPLVSTADGCILVRGGADVLLLCCPIPLGITDSDAGGRFRIREGERMSLGLQHRTTSEACPESMSAAELDAALTATIDAWRLWSKVHQSYDGPWHDLVHHSGRVLQALTYQPTWAVVAAPTTSLPEEIGGERNWDYRYSWVRDASLTLEALWVAACPDEAEQFFDYLAVSSAGQLRADEPLQIMFGIGGEHDLSERELSHLRGWRDSRPVRVGNGAWGQSQIDVYGELLGAAHRLAKQLHPDRPCAAAGREFLVGSADAAARLWQQRDSGIWEVRGEPQHFLYSKLMCWVALDRAIAMVDALGAGDRVDGWRKAADEIRHQILTRGWSDAANAFTQAFESDDLDASALMIPLVGFLPADDPRVLATIDAIADQLVDSRGLVYRYRTSVDANADGLTGQEGTFLLCTFWLAQALAASGQLDRAREVFERAISYRNDVGLLSEEVDPVTGELLGNFPQAFSHIGLVNAAWAIAQAEALG; this comes from the coding sequence GTGAGCACCACAGCAATCGCCGACTACGCCCTGCTCTCTGACCGGCACACTGCAGCGCTGGTCAGTCGCAGCGGTTCAGTCGACTGGCTCTGCTTGCCCCGGTTCGACTCGCCATCGGTGTTCGCCAGACTGCTCGACGCGGACGCCGGGTTTTTCTCGGTGCACCCCACCGATCCCGGCGCGGAGGTCAAACGCCGTTACGTCGACCAGACCATGGTGCTCGAGACGACGTTCACCACCGGCACCGGCACGCTGGTGCTATGCGATGCGCTCGCCACCGGGTACGTGGATGACCCGCACCAGTTGGGCGCGACCGCACCTCGGCTGCTAGTGCGGTCGCTAACGTGTACCGCGGGCGAGGTGGAGGTGACCGTCGAATTCTCGGCACGCCCGGAATATGGGGTGGTCACACCGTTGGTGTCCACTGCCGACGGCTGCATCCTGGTACGCGGCGGCGCCGATGTCCTGCTCCTGTGTTGCCCAATTCCGCTGGGGATTACCGATTCCGACGCCGGCGGCCGATTCCGGATCCGAGAGGGTGAGCGGATGTCCCTCGGGTTGCAACATCGCACCACCTCGGAGGCGTGTCCTGAATCCATGTCAGCGGCCGAGCTCGATGCAGCGCTCACGGCGACGATCGACGCGTGGCGGTTGTGGTCGAAGGTCCATCAGAGCTATGACGGACCGTGGCACGATCTGGTGCATCACAGCGGCAGAGTTCTGCAGGCATTGACCTACCAACCCACATGGGCAGTGGTCGCCGCCCCCACGACGTCCCTGCCGGAAGAGATTGGTGGAGAACGTAACTGGGATTACCGGTATTCGTGGGTCCGGGACGCCAGCCTCACGTTGGAAGCCCTCTGGGTAGCCGCTTGTCCAGACGAGGCGGAGCAGTTTTTCGACTACCTCGCGGTCAGCTCCGCCGGACAACTACGCGCCGACGAACCTCTCCAGATCATGTTCGGCATAGGTGGCGAACATGATCTGTCCGAACGTGAGCTTAGTCATCTCCGCGGTTGGCGCGACAGCCGTCCGGTGCGGGTCGGCAACGGCGCCTGGGGGCAAAGCCAGATCGACGTGTACGGCGAACTGCTGGGTGCGGCACACCGCCTGGCCAAACAGCTGCACCCGGACCGCCCCTGCGCCGCTGCGGGACGCGAGTTTCTCGTCGGCTCCGCCGATGCCGCCGCACGTCTTTGGCAGCAACGTGATTCGGGTATCTGGGAAGTGCGTGGCGAGCCGCAACACTTTCTCTACTCCAAGCTGATGTGCTGGGTCGCGCTCGACCGCGCCATCGCCATGGTCGATGCACTCGGCGCCGGGGACAGGGTCGACGGGTGGCGCAAAGCGGCCGACGAAATCCGGCATCAGATCCTTACCCGCGGGTGGAGCGACGCGGCCAACGCGTTTACCCAGGCATTCGAAAGCGACGACCTGGACGCCTCAGCGCTGATGATTCCGCTGGTCGGCTTCTTGCCCGCCGACGACCCTCGAGTGCTGGCCACCATCGACGCTATCGCCGATCAGCTCGTCGACTCGCGCGGCTTGGTCTATCGGTATCGCACCAGCGTCGACGCCAATGCCGACGGCCTGACCGGACAAGAGGGCACGTTTCTGCTGTGTACATTCTGGTTGGCGCAAGCCCTGGCAGCCTCCGGCCAGCTCGACCGGGCGCGCGAAGTGTTCGAGCGCGCCATCAGTTACCGCAACGACGTAGGACTGCTCTCCGAAGAGGTCGACCCCGTCACCGGCGAGCTGTTGGGCAACTTCCCGCAGGCGTTCAGTCACATCGGGCTGGTCAATGCGGCCTGGGCCATTGCCCAAGCCGAAGCTCTCGGTTGA